From a region of the Dictyostelium discoideum AX4 chromosome 2 chromosome, whole genome shotgun sequence genome:
- the sec24l gene encoding hypothetical protein: protein MSYPNQQQEQSGYPQQQQQGYPQQNQGGYPQQQQQQHQRGGYPQQGYPQQPQGYPQQNQGGYPQQPQTQQYNPYSQQTSPPTTTNSAPPTTNSAPLNPSVQQTSPPQSMTNNTGVYSQPPPTNQQQSPSKSQPINNNNMGGYPQQSSQSSPPPTSQQQQYQGGYPQQTGYSQQPQTNSLSSPTQPPPPITNNTSAPPQPTGYSQPPPMTNNTGYQQTTNTSQPPMNNYQQYSPNQPSGGNMYQQPQSQQSQQPQQPQQYQYNQQPPQQPYGQQQQQQQQQQQQQQQQQQQPPQQPYGQQPQQQQQWNSNPVPGLQNLSLGPNNQQPQQQYGQPQQQQYGQPPFVGQQQQQQQQPWQPQQPQQQPNQQQIEDNRINMSKVPSPTAILEQFNNYIYKTNSDVSPPPSTVQQLVIDQQNASPNFIRSTLYTIPENEDTLNLIHIPFAIHVQPLAYNGISGEVPVIRTPGGPIQCKRCHSYINPFNPFTNGGKYFTCRFCEFENQVPQEYFSATLPNGQRTDYEQRPELQRGSYDFIKTEANAAQVPGYVFVIEISQVTINSGIVENVINAIRRILNERYDSIPAKVGIITYDTEVHFWSFKPTYAYPQMKVLTADNVFVPVNDGFLVDYRESKQLMDFFFDNFKTFFKRPQPSNQPFAFGAAVQAAAMSLEKIGGRVFTFNTTLPKGSPGAIAKRVEKSIQPSPNGSQFYKTVATECVAKNVSVDLFVIPTEICDVPSYAQLATATGGHINLYNNYSAEVHSELLTSDIIHYVTMEFGFNATSKVRSSRGITVSAHYGNITEENGLIQMAGVTSDKSITSVLKYDDKLKPKSKAYIQFAMIYTNIKGETRIRIHNLRLSVDSVLTNLFKDSDLDSITTYFARVASKEVLTTTPTTVRSNTVDKGVDLLASYRKNCASDKKATQLILPEGIKLMPIYILSMMKTPCFRLSPDISQDLRYFYLNLYTSSAPSRIIPLIYPRTYPIHNLLPGDGYKHPNYDHIVLPSFIRLSADQISQNGIYIHEDGRQIMVWIQQFAATNYLRDLFGIESTFGYTNSKLSQLYHSLNGQNEYHQRIEAIIASITQLRGYKDRPVIFVVQGDPVDAHLRLQFHEDKGVDSVSYIDFLCQIHKQIQNKLS, encoded by the exons ATGAGTTATCCaaaccaacaacaagaacaaagTGGTtatccacaacaacaacaacagggTTATCCACAACAAAATCAGGGTGGTtatccacaacaacaacaacaacaacatcaaaggGGTGGATATCCACAACAAGGATacccacaacaaccacaggGTTATCCACAACAAAATCAAGGTGGATatccacaacaaccacaaacaCAACAATATAACCCATATAGTCAACAAACATCACCACCTACAACTACAAATTCAGCACCACCAACTACAAATTCAGCACCATTAAACCCATCTGTACAACAAACATCACCACCACAATCAATGACTAATAATACTGGAGTATAttcacaaccaccaccaactaatcaacaacaatcaccatCAAAATCACAaccaatcaataataataatatgggAGGATATCCTCAACAATCATCacaatcatcaccaccaccaacatcacaacaacaacaatatcaaggTGGTTATCCACAACAAACAGGTTATTCTCAACAACCACAaacaaattcattatcatcaccaacccaaccaccaccaccaatcaCAAATAATACATCagcaccaccacaaccaacaGGTTATTctcaaccaccaccaatgaCAAATAATACAGGTTATCAACAAACTACAAATACTTCACAACCACCAATGAACAATTATCAACAATACTCACCAAATCAACCAAGCGGTGGTAATATGtatcaacaaccacaatcacaacaatcacaacaaccacaacaaccacaacaatatcaatataatcaacaaccaccacaacaaccatatggacaacaacaacaacaacaacaacaacaacaacaacaacaacaacaacaacaacaacaaccaccacaacaaccatatggacaacaaccacaacaacaacaacaatggAATAGTAATCCAGTACCAGGTTTACAAAATTTATCACTTGGACCAAATaaccaacaaccacaacaacaatatggacaaccacaacaacaacaatatggGCAACCACCATTCGTtggacaacaacaacaacaacaacaacaaccatggcaaccacaacaaccacaacaacaaccaaatcaacaacaaattgagGATAATAGAATTAATATGTCAAAAGTGCCAAGCCCAACAGCAATTTTagaacaatttaataattatatttataagaCCAATTCAGATGtgtcaccaccaccatcaacaGTTCAACAATTAGTGATTGATCAACAAAATGCATCACCAAATTTCATTCGTTCAACATTGTATACCATTCCAGAGAATGAGGATACTCTTAATCTAATTCATATTCCATTTGCAATTCATGTTCAACCATTGGCATACAATGGTATTTCAGGTGAGGTACCAGTGATTCGTACACCAGGTGGACCAATTCAATGTAAACGTTGTCACAGTTATATCAATCCATTCAATCCATTCACCAATGGTGGTAAATATTTTACTTGTCGTTTCtgtgaatttgaaaatcaaGTACCACAAGAATACTTTAGTGCCACGCTTCCAAATGGTCAACGTACCGATTACGAACAAAGACCTGAACTTCAAAGGGGTTCCTACGATTTCATAAAGACTGAAGCAAATGCAGCTCAAGTACCGGGTTATGTTTTCGTGATTGAAATTTCACAAGTTACCATCAATAGTGGTATCGTCGAGAATGTAATCAATGCCATCAGAAGAATTCTCAATGAAAGATATGATAGTATACCAGCCAAAGTTGGTATCATCACCTACGATACAGAGGTTCACTTTTGGTCATTCAAACCAACCTATGCCTATCCACAAATGAAAGTATTGACAGCTGACAATGTTTTCGTACCAGTTAATGACGGTTTCCTCGTGGATTATCGTGAGTCTAAACAATTGATGGATTTCTTTTTCGATAATTTCAAAACCTTCTTCAAACGTCCACAACCATCGAATCAACCATTTGCATTTGGTGCCGCTGTTCAAGCCGCTGCAATGTCATTGGAAAAGATTGGTGGTAGAGTTTTCACATTCAATACTACCCTTCCAAAAGGTTCACCTGGTGCTATCGCTAAACGTGTcgaaaaatcaattcaacCATCACCAAACGGTTCACAATTCTATAAGACGGTAGCAACTGAATGTGTTGCAAAGAATGTTTCAGTGGATCTCTTTGTAATTCCAACAGAGATTTGTGATGTACCATCCTATGCTCAATTGGCAACCGCTACTGGTGGTCATATCAATCTCTACAATAATTACTCGGCCGAAGTTCACTCTGAATTACTCACAAGTGATATCATTCATTATGTTACAATGGAATTTGGTTTCAACGCAACCTCTAAAGTTAGATCCTCTAGAGGTATCACTGTTTCTGCTCATTATGGTAATATCACTGAAGAGAATGGTCTCATTCAAATGGCTGGCGTGACCtctgataaatcaattacatcagtattaaaatatgatgataaattaaaaccaaaatcaaaagCTTATATTCAATTTGCAATGAT atatacaaatattaaagGTGAAACTAGAATTAGAATTCATAATTTAAGATTATCAGTTGATTCAGttttaacaaatttatttaaagattcaGATTTAGATTCAATTACAACCTATTTTGCAAGAGTAGCAAGTAAAGAGGTATTGACAACTACACCAACTACAGTTCGTTCAAATACAGTTGATAAAGGTGTTGATTTATTAGCATCCTATAGAAAGAATTGTGCATCCGATAAGAAGGCAACTCAATTGATCTTACCAGAGGGTATTAAATTGATGCCAATCTATATATTGTCAATGATGAAAACACCATGTTTCCGTCTTTCACCAGATATCAGTCAAGATTTGCGTTATttctatttgaatttatacaCTTCATCAGCACCTTCAAGAATTATACCATTGATTTATCCACGTACCTATCCAATTCATAATTTATTACCTGGCGATGGTTATAAACATCCAAACTATGATCACATTGTATTACCATCATTCATTAGATTATCGGCCGATCAAATCTCTCAAAATGGTATTTACATTCATGAAGATGGTAGACAAATTATGGTTTGGATTCAACAATTTGCTGCTACCAATTATCTTCGTGATCTTTTCGGTATCGAGAGTACCTTTGGTTATACCAATAGTAAATTATCACAACTCTATCATTCTTTAAATGGTCAAAACGAATATCATCAACGTATTGAAGCTATCATCGCTTCAATCACTCAACTTCGTGGTTACAAAGATAGACCTGTCATTTTCGTCGTTCAAGGTGATCCTGTTGATGCTCATCTTAGATTACAATTCCATGAAGACAAAGGTGTTGATTCTGTCTCTTACATTGATTTCCTTTGTCAAATTcataaacaaattcaaaataaattatcgtaa
- a CDS encoding HAD superfamily hydrolase-like, type 3 — protein sequence MSYRAIALDLDGTILNSNKQVSENSKRVLQYISKPEFKNIDGEEVLVLLASGRAPYLVSPVEEALGIDCYLIGYNGSICFGRKSEGRNTVFSHSIDNSNLKAIFKYVEENNLFLNIYGDGIVYGIDKPELAEKPRRYSIMTGATYKLIPSYSTLPEDFTPAKCLIILDDDKECDQLLETMRPLFPTLSLVKSNCMNKDYKQYYVEFLEHGVNKGTSVIDFCKAKSIDSSKVVAFGDAENDNEMLEQSGLGICLANGTDITKSIANKVSQYTNDQDGVARELVKLFNLPENLIQ from the coding sequence atgagtTATAGAGCAATTGCACTTGACCTTGATggtacaattttaaattcaaataaacaaGTTAGTGAAAATAGTAAAAGAGTTTTACAATATATAAGTAAAccagaatttaaaaatattgatggAGAAGAAGTTTTAGTATTATTAGCAAGTGGAAGAGCACCATATTTAGTTTCACCAGTTGAAGAAGCATTAGGGATCGATTGTTATTTAATTGGATATAATGGTAGTATTTGTTTTGGTCGTAAATCCGAGGGTAGAAATACAGTATTCTCACATAGTATCGATAATAGTAATCTCAAAGCCATCTTTAAATATGTTGAAGAGAATAAtctctttttaaatatctatGGTGATGGTATCGTATATGGTATTGATAAACCGGAATTGGCAGAAAAACCAAGACGTTATTCAATTATGACTGGTGCAACCtataaattaattccaaGTTATTCAACATTACCAGAGGATTTCACACCAGCCAAATGTTTAATCATtttagatgatgataaagaatGTGATCAATTATTGGAAACTATGCGTCCACTATTCCCAACACTTTCATTAGTTAAATCAAATTGTATGAATAAAGATTACAAACAATACTATGTAGAATTTCTTGAACATGGTGTAAATAAAGGAACATCAGTCATTGATTTCTGTAAAgctaaatcaattgattcaagTAAAGTCGTAGCATTTGGTGATgctgaaaatgataatgaaatgtTAGAACAATCTGGTCTTGGTATTTGTTTAGCAAATGGTACTGATATCACTAAATCAATTGCAAATAAAGTTTCACAATATACAAATGATCAAGATGGTGTTGCAAGAGAATtagtaaaattatttaatttacctgaaaatttaattcaataa
- a CDS encoding hypothetical protein (Similar to Dictyostelium discoideum (Slime mold). cGMP-specific phosphodiesterase) encodes MKRIPFKLCILLVIILGIGVILIGIYKTDSLPLTDFGKQEKINTIINEYNFKWGPTNHKYQKTNDDNGYQLNSFTSTGRNIRSSDDNDNTNTNNNNNNNNNNNNNNNNNNNNSNNKNSNGSNSSNNNDENNKCESTIQGSTYIADDQGYVCLRSQWDSVTGCCFGGNKTSTTTNNNKHFRDDDDDDNDNDEGNQKTTNNKNRGDNENQIENEEIGVQRFTCSRCLGGEVSDCCDSYEFCISCCMRQDKVSILHDTLINFAEKNLDKKYLKNQFDLCSMACRTSSASLVNQREYQDPEFKFCYSSKIPQPFNL; translated from the coding sequence atgaAAAGAataccatttaaattatgtATTCTTTTAGTGATAATACTTGGTATTGGtgtaatattaattggaATTTATAAAACTGATTCATTACCTTTAACAGATTTTGGTaaacaagaaaaaataaacacaataataaatgaatataatttcaaatgggGACCAACAAATcataaatatcaaaaaactaatgatgataatggatACCAATTAAATAGTTTTACAAGTACCGGTAGAAACATTAGAAGTAGTGATGATAACGATAACACTaacactaataataataataataataacaataataataataataataataacaataataataataatagtaataataagaatagtaatggtagtaatagtagtaataataatgatgaaaataataaatgtgaAAGTACAATTCAAGGAAGTACATATATTGCAGATGATCAAGGATATGTTTGTTTACGATCTCAATGGGATTCAGTCACAGGATGTTGTTTTGGTGGAAATAAAACTAGCACTACAACtaacaataataaacattttagagatgatgatgatgatgataatgataatgatgaaggtAATCAAAAAactaccaataataaaaatagaggtgataatgaaaatcaaatagAAAACGAAGAAATAGGTGTACAAAGATTTACATGCTCAAGATGTTTAGGTGGTGAAGTTTCAGATTGTTGTGATTCTTATGAATTTTGTATTTCATGTTGTATGAGACAAGACAAAGTTTCAATACTGCATGatacattaattaatttcgctgaaaagaatttagataagaaatatttaaagaatcaattcGACCTTTGTTCAATGGCATGCAGAACTTCTTCCGCCTCTTTAGTGAATCAACGTGAATACCAAGATccagaatttaaattttgttattCTTCAAAAATACCTCAACcttttaatttgtaa
- the guaD gene encoding guanine deaminase, whose protein sequence is MMKANKIIKLFKGTVIHSIEIGKVEILPNSLIGIDEDGVIQHMKSNYEDLKQLEKDVTMICTDNGINEQESVIDMGNKFLIPGFIDTHAHAPQYHNAGTGTDLPLLKWLEKYTFPVESKFKDLIFAENVYGKVVDRMLRHGTTTCCYYATIHLEASELLAEIVSKRGQRAFIGKVCMDRHSPDHYVETTEQSISNTKEFVDRILAKGNPLVQPIVTPRFAPSCTDELMVALGNLSHEKQTLIQSHLSENKDEIEWVKSLYPGIESYTHVYKHFNLLNERTIMAHCVHLSDEEIKLISTQQTAISHCPISNFTLSSGNLDVRKVLEANIKLGLGSDISGGYHPSILQVIRDSIKCSNSHFFNNGNHTPLTFEEAFYLATVGGSKVVNLDHRIGNFIVGKDFDAQIIDPFVQNSPFDCFDGETLKDIFQKFIYLGDDRNLSSLYIKGNKIKF, encoded by the coding sequence AAATTATGAAGATTTGAAACAATTAGAAAAGGATGTAACAATGATTTGTACAGATAATGGTATTAATGAGCAAGAATCAGTGATTGATATgggtaataaatttttaattccagGTTTTATTGATACACATGCTCATGCACCACAATATCATAATGCAGGCACAGGTACagatttaccattattaaaatggTTAGAGAAATACACATTCCCAGTAGAGAGTAAATTCAAGGATTTAATATTTGCGGAGAATGTTTATGGTAAAGTTGTAGACCGTATGTTACGTCATGGTACCACTACCTGTTGTTATTATGCAACCATTCATTTGGAGGCAAGTGAACTATTGGCAGAGATTGTATCAAAACGTGGTCAACGTGCATTCATTGGTAAAGTTTGTATGGATCGTCATTCACCAGATCATTACGTTGAGACTACAGAACAATCAATTTCCAATACTAAAGAGTTTGTAGATAGAATTCTCGCCAAAGGTAACCCATTAGTTCAACCAATTGTCACACCACGTTTTGCACCATCATGTACCGATGAACTTATGGTAGCATTGGGTAATCTATCACATGAGAAACAAACTTTAATTCAATCACATCTCTctgaaaataaagatgaGATTGAATGGGTCAAATCTTTATATCCAGGTATTGAAAGTTACACTCATGTCTATAAACATTTCAATTTACTCAATGAACGTACCATTATGGCTCATTGTGTTCATTTATCAGATGAAgagattaaattaatttcaactcAACAAACTGCCATCTCACATTGTCCAATTAGTAATTTCACTTTAAGTAGTGGTAATCTTGATGTTAGAAAGGTTTTAGAAgcaaatattaaattggGTTTAGGTTCTGATATATCTGGTGGTTATCATCCTTCCATTCTTCAAGTTATTCGTGACTCTATCAAATGTTCAAATTCTCACTTTTTCAACAATGGTAATCATACACCATTAACCTTTGAAGAGGCTTTCTATTTAGCAACTGTTGGTGGTAGTAAAGTTGTAAACTTGGATCATCGTATTGGTAATTTCATTGTTGGTAAAGATTTTGATGCTCAAATCATTGATCCATTCGTTCAAAATTCACCATTTGATTGTTTCGATGGTGAAactttaaaagatattttccaaaaattcATTTATCTTGGTGATGATAGAAATCTTTCATCATTATATATTAaaggaaataaaattaaattttaa
- a CDS encoding hypothetical protein (Similar to Dictyostelium discoideum (Slime mold). inositol 5-phosphatase 2): MSNSFLHCKKSNDEFAENLIWRRNLLTVFEKLGEKDQIAHAMQYLISQVHGLLNLNQLQFFMDCIVESSEDFNNIGKREVIKLLGTMVSIFRNRLSSYLNKIISFIIRRLSEPTSSGLLEITLETLGITCNNIIIEQKHLFKTNGGIGSCNVNINGSNLSNSLSSNPTQQQQQQQLSISTSLIDVYLNPILMIINLPSRHIQCASILAIQKVIENIYDINNLLCPQLPKILNQLLKKLINVQLPSSSSASMSSFSTQYCVPHILSTISSLFKMVGSNYFIYHNSLSHSLIDQINGTLISNSIRTLTSNDWTARNSSATLLQTIVDILPKSFYFNRINDILKSLNDCKYDKIKSIRDSVNKSIQLYNESLLNNTNTNNNNNNNLDSSNNNHNNNNINESNNNFYNQHNPPINIVSNIPTTPPFIEAKFNKQFQQQQQQQNQSIYNSPLLKSPRKTSPTTPSTPTSTPPIHSQPSPYKKYTPLSSPSLSSKKITSYSSMSLSSSSSQSSNSGSFNISNTTTTNQLPSAFKTSPTPSYSNSPILKPTTTSINLNTTSKIPTNFKEFNISSSSSLSTSPLIFSNNKQELHQQHQHQHQQHQQQIEQKQKHHYRYTDEEIIHMVDNNNNENENEDNNNNNDKSDNEDNNNNQDETNILTLSSLVKSPNPKPIIFSPSKSTNNTTNNSSSSSSSSSTTTTTSSSPKLNIKPKETITTTTTITTEENETLKLIHEMMNSMNDFMIETRDNIDQIKKRLGVVESSVLTLQKYYLTK, encoded by the exons atGAGCAATAGTTTTTTGCATtgtaaaaaatcaaatgatgaatttgcAGAGAATTTAATATGGAGAAGGAATTTATTGACAGTATTTGAAAAGTTGGGAGAAAAAGATCAAATAGCTCATGCAATGCAATATTTGATATCACAAGTTCAtggattattaaatttaaatcaattacaattttttatgGATTGTATTGTTGAAAGTAGTGaggattttaataatattggtaaGAGGGaagttataaaattattaggtACAATGGTATCAATATTTAGGAATAGATTATCATCATATCTCAATAAGATCATTTCATTCATAATTAGAAGATTAAGTGAACCAACATCATCAGGATTATTAGAGATAACATTGGAAACATTGGGTATAACTTGTAATAACATTATCATTGAAcaaaaacatttatttaaaaccaatGGTGGTATTGGAAGTTGTAATGTAAATATCAATGGAAGCAATCTATCCAATAGTCTAAGTAGTAACCcaactcaacaacaacagcaacaacaattatcaatttcaactaGTCTAATCgatgtttatttaaatccaatattaatgataatcaaTCTACCAAGTAGACATATTCAATGTGCTTCCATTCTGGCCATTCAAAAAGtgattgaaaatatttatgaTATAAATAACTTACTTTGTCCACAATTACcaaagattttaaatcaacttttgaaaaagttaataaatgttcaattaccatcatcatcatcggcTTCAATGTCTTCATTTTCAACTCAGTATTGTGTACCACATATACTTTCAACCATTTcaagtttatttaaaatggttggatcaaattatttcatttatcATAATTCTCTATCtcattctttaattgatcaaaTCAATGGTACtctaatttcaaattcaataagAACTTTAACTTCAAATGATTGGACTGCTAGAAATTCTTCTGCAACTTTATTACAAACTATTGTAGATATTCTtccaaaatcattttattttaataggATAAATGATATtctaaaatctttaaatgatTGTAAATATGATAAa ataaaatcaattagagATAGtgtaaataaatcaattcaattatataatgaatcacttttaaataatacaaatacaaataataataataataataatttagatagtagtaataataatcataataataataatataaacgaatcaaataataatttttataatcagCATAATCCAccaattaatattgttaGTAATATACCGACAACTCCACCATTTATAGAAgctaaatttaataaacaatttcaacagcaacagcaacaacaaaatcaatcaatttataattcaCCTTTATTAAAGTCACCACGTAAGACTTCACCAACTACACCATCAACGccaacatcaacaccaccaaTTCATTCACAACCAAGTCCATATAAAAAGTATacaccattatcatcaccatcattaagTAGTAAGAAAATTACATCTTATTCTTCAATgtcattatcatcttcatcctcTCAATCATCCAATAGTGGTAGTTTTAATATATCAAATACTACCACTACAAACCAATTACCATCGGCTTTTAAAACGAGTCCAACACCATCTTATTCAaattcaccaattttaaaaccaactacaacttcaattaatttaaataccaCTTCTAAAATACCAACAaactttaaagaatttaatatatCTTCCTCTTCATCACTTTCTACTTCgcctttaatattttcaaataataaacaagaattacatcaacaacatcaacatcaacatcaacaacatcaacaacaaattgaacaaaaacaaaaacatcaTTATCGGTACACAGATGAAGAAATAATTCATAtggttgataataataataatgagaacgaaaatgaagataataataataataatgataaaagtgataatgaagataataataataatcaagatgaaacaaatattttaactTTATCATCACTTGTGAAATCACCAAATCCAAAaccaataatattttcaccttcaaaatcaacaaataatactacaaataattcatcatcgtcatcatcatcatcatcaacaactacaacaacctcatcatcaccaaaattaaatataaaaccaAAAGAAACTattacaactacaactacaattACAACTGAAGAGAATGAaacattgaaattaattcacGAAATGATGAATTCAATGAACGATTTTATGATTGAAACTCGTGATAATattgatcaaattaaaaaaaggttagGCGTTGTTGAATCTTCAGTTTTAACActtcaaaaatattatttaacaaaatga